In Streptomyces sp. NBC_01381, a genomic segment contains:
- a CDS encoding ankyrin repeat domain-containing protein — MHDRDRRLLEAARRGDAAEVRAARDAGASVEARDEELRSPLLLASLGSHVEAARVLVEAGADPNAQDRRSDSAWLVTGVTGSVPMMRVLLPAGPDLTLRNRFGGVSLIPASERGHVAYVRAVLRETDIDVNHVNDLGWTALLEAVILGDGDLPHQEIVELLIRAGARPDLADADGVTPLRHAERRGFDTIAALLRAVS, encoded by the coding sequence ATGCACGACCGCGACCGCCGGCTCCTGGAGGCCGCCCGCCGGGGTGACGCCGCCGAGGTGCGCGCCGCCCGGGACGCGGGAGCGTCCGTGGAGGCCCGCGACGAGGAGCTGCGCTCCCCGCTGCTGCTCGCCTCGCTGGGCAGCCATGTAGAGGCCGCCCGCGTCCTGGTCGAAGCCGGGGCGGACCCGAACGCGCAGGACCGCCGCAGCGACAGCGCGTGGCTGGTCACCGGGGTCACCGGCAGCGTCCCGATGATGCGCGTGCTGCTGCCCGCGGGGCCGGACCTGACCCTGCGCAACCGGTTCGGCGGCGTCTCGCTGATCCCGGCGAGCGAGCGCGGCCACGTCGCCTACGTACGCGCGGTGCTGCGCGAGACGGACATCGACGTGAACCACGTCAACGACCTCGGCTGGACGGCCCTCTTGGAGGCCGTGATCCTCGGCGACGGGGACCTGCCGCACCAGGAGATCGTGGAACTGCTCATCAGGGCGGGCGCCCGCCCCGACCTCGCCGACGCGGACGGCGTCACACCGCTGCGGCACGCCGAGCGGCGCGGCTTCGACACCATCGCGGCGCTCCTGCGGGCCGTGTCGTGA
- a CDS encoding YncE family protein — protein sequence MRAGLLGAVAVVLLVTGCSAAGAAGSEAPAPRTASVTPSAPAPERTPDGTLLVADFDSDTVTFVDPERGPIDSVKVGTAPYGLVVGDDGRAWVATAEGVAVVDTASRERLDRIPYDTDTGPVTTGEYRGGGMGIALAPDGERVYVGVNVPDAKGVLEVIDTKEREVTDTVPVGRRPFDVDVARDGDEVYATGHDSYDVTAVRADTLTPRLLEVAPYGTEGDLGSWLKPHYAVVREDGKLALPFEGERLAVLDPRTGDVDIERMTANTHQHGAALAPDGTLLVVGTGPIDGSDKGPSLTIREPGGAERVIPLDGSHEDVTVTEDGRTAYVTGGFTRDGSWDGITVVDLDSGDTRRLPAGVRPLGIAVL from the coding sequence GTGAGGGCGGGCCTGCTCGGCGCGGTGGCCGTGGTCCTCCTGGTCACCGGCTGCTCGGCGGCCGGGGCGGCCGGGTCCGAGGCCCCCGCACCCCGGACGGCGAGCGTCACCCCCTCCGCCCCCGCCCCGGAGCGCACCCCGGACGGCACCCTCCTCGTCGCCGACTTCGACAGTGACACCGTCACGTTCGTCGACCCCGAACGCGGGCCCATCGACTCGGTGAAGGTGGGGACCGCGCCGTACGGCCTGGTCGTCGGGGACGACGGCAGGGCATGGGTCGCGACCGCGGAGGGCGTGGCCGTCGTCGACACCGCGTCGCGCGAACGGCTCGACCGGATCCCGTACGACACCGACACCGGCCCCGTCACGACGGGCGAATACCGGGGCGGCGGCATGGGCATCGCGCTCGCGCCGGACGGCGAACGGGTCTACGTCGGCGTCAACGTCCCCGACGCGAAGGGCGTCCTGGAGGTCATCGACACCAAGGAGCGCGAGGTCACGGACACGGTTCCGGTCGGCCGCCGCCCCTTCGACGTCGACGTGGCCCGGGACGGCGACGAGGTGTACGCCACCGGCCACGACTCCTACGACGTGACCGCCGTACGCGCCGACACCCTCACCCCGCGCCTCCTCGAAGTCGCCCCCTACGGCACCGAGGGCGACCTCGGCTCCTGGCTGAAGCCGCACTACGCCGTCGTACGCGAGGACGGAAAGCTCGCCCTGCCCTTCGAGGGCGAACGCCTCGCCGTACTCGATCCGCGTACTGGCGACGTCGACATCGAACGCATGACGGCCAACACCCACCAGCACGGCGCCGCACTCGCCCCGGACGGCACCCTCCTCGTGGTCGGCACGGGCCCGATCGACGGCTCCGACAAGGGCCCGTCCCTGACGATCCGCGAGCCCGGCGGCGCAGAACGGGTGATCCCCCTCGACGGCTCGCACGAGGACGTCACCGTCACCGAGGACGGCCGGACGGCCTACGTCACCGGCGGCTTCACCCGCGACGGCTCCTGGGACGGCATCACCGTCGTCGACCTGGACAGCGGCGACACGCGTCGACTGCCCGCGGGGGTGCGGCCGTTGGGGATCGCGGTGCTCTGA
- a CDS encoding FUSC family protein: protein MLKRVFVAPDPGRARLRFASRAVLGVGLAVALCGVAGHSLVAAITGGLAALLALFTVTDATVRGQAVTTALLPVVGFPVLALAAGLHDVPVARDVAFLAVMGAGVYARRWGPRGHSLGVFAFMMFFATQFLHTRPGQLPELFAAVLLSLCASSAVRFGVWCYERRQPPAAVSAPPGGEGLARTTTRQAVQATLGGAFALGLGQVLSDQRWYWAVGATWWVFVNTASSGETLVRSFRRVLGTVIGIGVGFVLAVPLHGAPVPSAVIVAVSVFGIFYTAAVSYTWMMLAVTVMAGVLYGLLGVLNPGLLALRVAETGVGALGAVIAVLLVLPVTTHATTNAWIQRALRCVHACTAEAAARLAGSESADPAPHVAELEQLLGKVRFSLAPLVHPLSPLRARKERARQVLALLDDCAREVRGLASIAADPEASHDARLAAACWRVEAAVEALTAPERMLGGHAAHPVAVPQGAAVEPVLAHLHGLEKALAELSGPLHSPTRTPLIGA, encoded by the coding sequence GTGCTGAAGAGGGTGTTCGTGGCGCCGGATCCGGGGCGGGCGCGGTTGCGCTTCGCGTCTCGGGCCGTCCTCGGGGTCGGCCTCGCCGTGGCCCTCTGCGGTGTGGCCGGACACTCGCTCGTCGCGGCGATCACGGGCGGCCTCGCCGCGCTGCTCGCCCTCTTCACGGTGACCGACGCGACCGTGCGCGGACAGGCCGTCACCACCGCCCTGCTGCCGGTCGTCGGGTTTCCCGTGCTGGCTCTCGCGGCGGGACTGCATGACGTTCCGGTGGCGCGGGACGTCGCCTTCCTCGCGGTCATGGGCGCCGGGGTGTACGCGCGGCGGTGGGGGCCGCGCGGGCACTCGCTCGGGGTTTTCGCGTTCATGATGTTCTTCGCGACGCAGTTCCTGCACACGCGTCCGGGGCAGCTGCCCGAGCTGTTCGCCGCCGTCCTGCTCTCGCTGTGCGCCTCCTCGGCCGTGCGGTTCGGGGTGTGGTGCTACGAGCGGCGGCAGCCGCCCGCGGCCGTGTCGGCCCCGCCCGGCGGCGAGGGTCTTGCGCGTACGACGACCCGGCAGGCCGTCCAGGCGACGCTCGGCGGGGCCTTCGCCCTTGGTCTGGGGCAGGTGCTTTCCGACCAGCGCTGGTACTGGGCGGTGGGCGCCACCTGGTGGGTCTTCGTCAACACCGCGTCGAGCGGCGAGACGCTGGTGCGCAGCTTCCGGCGGGTCCTCGGCACCGTCATCGGCATCGGCGTCGGCTTCGTCCTCGCGGTGCCGCTGCACGGCGCTCCCGTGCCCTCGGCGGTCATCGTCGCCGTCAGCGTCTTCGGGATTTTCTACACCGCAGCCGTGTCGTACACGTGGATGATGCTCGCCGTCACCGTGATGGCCGGGGTGCTGTACGGCCTGCTCGGGGTCCTGAACCCGGGGCTGCTCGCCCTGCGCGTCGCCGAGACCGGCGTCGGGGCGCTCGGTGCCGTCATCGCCGTGCTCCTCGTCCTGCCCGTGACCACGCACGCCACCACCAACGCCTGGATCCAGCGCGCCCTGCGCTGTGTGCACGCCTGCACCGCCGAGGCCGCCGCCCGGCTCGCCGGATCCGAGTCGGCGGACCCCGCCCCGCACGTCGCCGAGCTTGAGCAGCTCCTGGGCAAGGTGCGGTTCTCGCTCGCCCCGCTGGTGCATCCGCTCAGCCCGCTGCGGGCCCGCAAGGAGCGCGCCCGTCAGGTGCTCGCGCTGCTCGACGACTGTGCCCGCGAGGTGCGCGGCCTCGCCTCGATCGCCGCCGACCCCGAGGCCTCGCACGACGCGCGCCTCGCTGCCGCGTGCTGGCGTGTGGAGGCTGCGGTGGAGGCGCTGACCGCCCCGGAGCGGATGCTCGGCGGCCACGCTGCTCACCCGGTGGCCGTGCCGCAGGGCGCCGCCGTCGAGCCGGTGCTCGCCCATCTCCATGGCCTGGAGAAGGCTCTTGCCGAGCTGTCGGGGCCGCTGCACAGCCCGACGCGTACGCCGCTGATCGGGGCGTGA
- a CDS encoding nitric oxide synthase oxygenase: MRNFLRRTGHGKPVDAVDHPHQRAADTRCPDGAAGHEEGAPGAPPAPGILPEPALRRAAAEFIRLHHAEAGLGDPAPRMARVFAEIADTGTYRHTPDELVFGARLAWRNAARCIGRLYWRSLRVIDRRELTGADDVAAGAAEHLREAVRDGRRIRPLITVFAPDAPGRPGPRIWNEQLIRYAGYERPGGGVTGDPRNVGITALARRLGWPGGPGSPFDVLPLVIQGGNDKPRWFVLPPDAVLEVPIEHPEDARWAALGLRWHAVPAIACMCLEIGGVCYPAAPFNGWYMGTEIGARNLADSDRYDLLPRVAELLGLDTGSDRSLWKDRALVELNRAVLHSFDRAGVTMTDHHTESRRFLTHLGREERKGRTVGADWSWIVPPLSGSATPVFHRTYDTVERHPAYVHHPEALARTRGESGDVLV; the protein is encoded by the coding sequence ATGCGGAATTTCCTGCGCAGGACCGGACACGGGAAGCCCGTCGACGCCGTGGACCACCCGCACCAGCGCGCCGCCGACACGCGGTGTCCCGACGGCGCGGCGGGCCACGAGGAAGGAGCCCCGGGAGCCCCGCCCGCACCCGGCATCCTGCCGGAACCCGCCCTCCGCCGAGCCGCCGCCGAGTTCATCCGGCTGCACCACGCCGAGGCCGGGCTCGGCGACCCCGCCCCCCGCATGGCCCGGGTGTTCGCCGAGATCGCGGACACCGGCACCTACCGCCACACCCCGGACGAACTCGTCTTCGGCGCCCGGCTCGCCTGGCGCAACGCCGCCCGGTGCATCGGGCGCCTCTACTGGCGATCCCTGCGTGTCATCGACCGCAGGGAGCTGACCGGCGCCGATGACGTCGCCGCCGGCGCGGCGGAGCATCTGCGGGAGGCCGTGCGCGACGGGCGGCGGATCAGGCCCCTCATCACCGTCTTCGCGCCCGACGCTCCGGGGCGTCCGGGGCCGCGCATCTGGAACGAGCAGCTCATCCGGTACGCGGGGTACGAACGCCCCGGCGGCGGTGTCACCGGCGACCCCCGCAACGTCGGCATCACCGCGCTCGCGCGCCGCCTCGGCTGGCCCGGCGGCCCCGGCAGCCCCTTCGACGTACTGCCCCTGGTGATCCAGGGAGGCAACGACAAGCCCCGCTGGTTCGTACTGCCGCCCGACGCCGTTCTGGAAGTCCCGATCGAGCATCCTGAGGACGCGCGGTGGGCGGCGCTCGGACTGCGCTGGCACGCCGTGCCCGCGATCGCCTGCATGTGCCTGGAGATCGGCGGTGTCTGCTATCCGGCGGCGCCCTTCAACGGCTGGTACATGGGCACCGAGATCGGCGCCCGCAACCTCGCCGACAGCGACCGCTACGACCTCCTGCCGCGCGTCGCCGAACTGCTCGGCCTCGACACCGGCAGCGACCGCTCGCTCTGGAAGGACCGCGCCCTCGTCGAGCTCAACCGCGCCGTGCTGCACTCCTTCGACCGGGCGGGCGTCACCATGACCGACCACCACACCGAGTCCCGCCGCTTCCTGACCCACCTGGGCCGCGAGGAGCGCAAGGGCAGGACCGTGGGCGCCGACTGGTCGTGGATCGTGCCGCCGCTGTCCGGCAGCGCGACGCCCGTGTTCCACCGCACGTACGACACCGTGGAACGGCACCCCGCCTACGTCCACCACCCGGAGGCACTCGCCCGGACGCGCGGCGAATCAGGCGACGTCTTGGTCTAG
- a CDS encoding lactonase family protein, with protein MGRHGDSQRAYIGSFTAAGGPGILTAAVDADSGALTVLSATDSLPDPSYLALSPAGDTLYAVSETSDGAVAAFRVDGDKPERTGPQVLVDAAAPTHLALVRDHVLTANYGSGSVTVVPVRPDGTLAPALSDVLRHAGSGPHPQRQQGPHAHEVLPDPSGRWVVSVDLGTDSVRVCALTGEGGLTLHREFALRPGSGPRHLAFHPRGDRAYVLNELAPTVTICAWDAADGALKPLGEAAVLPGPADGDGEAHPSEVVVAPDGRFLWTATRGQDVISVLALDEAGERPRLTATVPCGGHWPRDLAIDPSGRFLYVANERSGDVTWFAIDRETGIPRRAGSIEAPAASCVIFG; from the coding sequence GTGGGCAGGCACGGCGACAGTCAGCGGGCGTACATCGGCTCCTTCACGGCGGCGGGCGGGCCCGGCATCCTCACGGCCGCCGTGGACGCGGACAGCGGCGCGCTGACCGTCCTCAGCGCCACGGACTCCCTCCCCGATCCCTCCTACCTCGCGCTGTCGCCCGCCGGCGACACCCTGTACGCCGTCAGCGAGACCTCCGACGGCGCCGTCGCCGCCTTCCGCGTGGACGGCGACAAGCCCGAGCGGACCGGACCCCAGGTCCTCGTCGACGCCGCGGCGCCCACCCATCTCGCCCTGGTCAGGGACCACGTCCTCACCGCGAACTACGGCTCCGGCAGTGTCACCGTCGTGCCCGTGCGCCCTGACGGAACGCTCGCTCCCGCCCTCTCCGACGTCTTGCGGCATGCCGGCTCCGGGCCCCACCCGCAGCGCCAGCAGGGCCCGCACGCCCACGAGGTGCTGCCCGATCCGAGCGGCCGCTGGGTGGTGAGCGTGGACCTCGGCACCGACTCGGTACGCGTCTGCGCGCTCACCGGCGAAGGCGGCCTCACCCTCCACCGCGAGTTCGCGCTGCGGCCCGGCTCCGGCCCCCGCCATCTCGCCTTCCACCCGCGCGGCGACCGTGCGTACGTCCTCAACGAACTCGCTCCCACCGTCACCATCTGCGCCTGGGACGCCGCCGACGGCGCGCTCAAGCCGCTCGGCGAGGCGGCCGTGCTGCCGGGACCCGCGGACGGCGACGGCGAGGCCCACCCCTCCGAGGTCGTCGTCGCGCCCGACGGCCGGTTCCTGTGGACCGCGACCCGCGGCCAGGACGTCATCTCGGTGCTCGCGCTCGACGAGGCGGGCGAGCGGCCGCGGCTCACGGCCACCGTGCCGTGCGGCGGCCACTGGCCGCGTGACCTGGCCATCGACCCGTCGGGGAGGTTCCTGTACGTGGCCAACGAGCGGTCCGGCGACGTGACCTGGTTCGCGATCGACCGGGAGACGGGCATCCCGCGGCGCGCGGGGTCGATCGAGGCTCCTGCCGCGTCCTGCGTGATCTTCGGCTGA
- a CDS encoding sirohydrochlorin chelatase — MSSPTGPASGLPVRMPRPRQPGRHRRPEPVAAPENAPALVLAVPGVPSTATRSLAEEVVSIARSELPGLDARIGYLDGTEDATTTSFPEFPSLQSVLAHASTERTARHEQARAAGAEVAEPDGPVAVVVPLLAGPDNALMRRVRQAVMDSRAPAELTDVLGPHPLLAEALHVRLSEAGLARADRARLFTVATAADGIVLATVGGEEAVQAAGITGMLLAARLAVPVMAAALDQEGAIAATAEQLRGSGSTQLALAPYLIGPEIDASLLDDAAKEAGCSVAESLGAYPAIGKLALSKYATALGIAPQQPSGAPVH; from the coding sequence ATGAGCTCCCCCACCGGGCCCGCATCAGGCCTGCCCGTACGAATGCCGCGACCCCGCCAGCCCGGTCGGCACCGCCGCCCGGAGCCCGTGGCGGCTCCCGAGAACGCGCCCGCGCTCGTCCTCGCCGTACCGGGCGTACCCAGCACCGCCACGCGCAGCCTCGCCGAGGAGGTCGTGAGCATCGCCCGCTCCGAGCTGCCCGGTCTCGACGCCCGCATCGGGTATCTCGACGGCACCGAGGACGCGACGACCACCTCGTTCCCGGAGTTCCCCTCGCTGCAGTCCGTGCTCGCGCACGCCTCCACCGAGCGCACCGCCCGCCATGAGCAGGCGCGCGCCGCTGGTGCGGAGGTCGCCGAGCCCGACGGCCCCGTCGCCGTCGTGGTGCCGCTCCTCGCGGGCCCCGACAACGCGCTGATGCGGCGCGTGCGGCAGGCCGTGATGGACAGCCGCGCGCCCGCCGAGCTGACCGACGTGCTCGGCCCGCACCCGCTGCTCGCCGAGGCGCTGCACGTGCGCCTCTCGGAGGCCGGTCTGGCCCGCGCCGACCGCGCCCGGCTGTTCACGGTGGCGACCGCGGCGGACGGCATCGTCCTCGCCACGGTCGGCGGCGAGGAGGCCGTGCAGGCCGCCGGGATCACCGGCATGTTGCTCGCGGCCCGTCTCGCGGTGCCGGTGATGGCCGCCGCGCTCGACCAGGAGGGCGCCATCGCGGCGACCGCCGAGCAGCTGCGCGGCTCCGGCTCCACCCAGCTGGCGCTCGCCCCGTACCTGATCGGCCCGGAGATCGACGCGAGCCTCCTCGATGACGCCGCCAAGGAGGCGGGCTGCTCCGTCGCCGAGTCGCTCGGCGCCTACCCGGCGATCGGCAAGCTGGCGCTCTCCAAGTACGCGACGGCGCTGGGCATCGCCCCGCAGCAGCCGTCGGGCGCGCCGGTCCACTGA
- a CDS encoding N-acetylglucosamine kinase has translation MTDPGAGSYVLGVDSGGSGLRAGIAVPDGAVPPVTLSSKEPVRTGPRGIEASHLLEQLLPMAKELLEQAGGGSLCAVAVGATGMATLGEDLRAELPSALRQSLGVRRVALAADAVTAYAGALGDRPGAVVAAGTGMIAIGTDLASWRRADGWGHLLGDCGGGAWIGRAGLEAAMRAFDGRRGGSAALRARAEELFGPLSGLPGQLYPRTDRPAVLASFAPEVARCAPDDPVAAGILRAAAAHIAETAAAACPPPAAGTVREVALTGGLFKMGEPLLTPLRAELAEQLPSARLVTAAGDPLDGAVRIAADLAADKLRLPLDPRMLTVHTEGDS, from the coding sequence GTGACGGATCCCGGTGCGGGGTCCTACGTCCTCGGTGTGGACTCCGGGGGTTCGGGACTGCGGGCGGGCATCGCCGTGCCGGACGGCGCGGTGCCGCCCGTCACGCTGAGCTCCAAGGAGCCGGTGCGGACCGGACCCCGTGGCATCGAGGCCTCGCACCTGCTTGAGCAACTGCTGCCCATGGCAAAGGAGTTGCTGGAACAGGCCGGCGGCGGCAGCCTCTGCGCCGTCGCGGTCGGCGCCACGGGCATGGCGACCCTCGGCGAGGACCTTCGCGCCGAACTGCCGTCCGCCCTGCGCCAGTCCCTCGGCGTACGCCGCGTGGCGCTGGCCGCGGACGCCGTCACCGCGTACGCCGGAGCGCTCGGCGACCGGCCCGGCGCGGTCGTCGCCGCGGGCACCGGCATGATCGCGATCGGCACGGACCTGGCGTCCTGGCGGCGGGCCGACGGCTGGGGGCATCTGCTCGGGGACTGCGGCGGCGGCGCGTGGATCGGCCGGGCGGGGCTCGAAGCGGCGATGCGGGCGTTCGACGGGCGGCGCGGCGGCTCGGCCGCGCTGCGGGCCCGCGCCGAGGAACTGTTCGGCCCGCTGTCCGGACTGCCGGGACAGCTCTACCCGCGTACGGACCGGCCCGCCGTGCTCGCCTCCTTCGCGCCCGAAGTGGCGCGCTGCGCACCGGACGACCCCGTCGCGGCGGGCATCCTGCGCGCGGCGGCCGCGCACATCGCAGAGACAGCGGCGGCCGCCTGCCCGCCGCCCGCTGCGGGCACGGTCCGCGAAGTCGCCCTGACCGGCGGCCTGTTCAAGATGGGCGAGCCGCTCCTGACGCCGCTGCGCGCCGAGCTCGCGGAGCAACTGCCCTCCGCACGCCTGGTCACGGCCGCCGGTGACCCGCTGGACGGCGCGGTGCGCATCGCCGCCGACCTCGCCGCGGACAAGCTCCGGCTGCCGCTCGATCCGCGCATGCTCACCGTGCACACAGAGGGCGACAGTTGA
- a CDS encoding uracil-DNA glycosylase produces the protein MAPRPLHEIVEAGWAKALEPVAGKITEMGGFLRAEIAAGRTYLPSGPNVLRAFQQPFDEVRVLIVGQDPYPTPGHAVGLSFSVAPEVRPLPGSLINIYREMGSDLGLPPPSNGDLTPWTRQGVLLLNKALTTAPGRPAAHRGKGWEEVTEQAIKALAARGRPLVSILWGRDARNLRPLLGPLPSVESSHPSPMSADRGFFGSRPFSRANDLLVQQGAQPVDWRLP, from the coding sequence GTGGCACCACGACCCTTGCATGAAATCGTCGAGGCGGGCTGGGCGAAGGCCCTCGAACCCGTCGCCGGAAAGATCACCGAGATGGGCGGCTTCCTGCGCGCTGAGATCGCCGCGGGACGCACCTACCTCCCGTCAGGGCCGAACGTGCTCCGCGCGTTCCAACAGCCCTTCGACGAGGTGCGGGTGCTGATCGTCGGCCAGGACCCCTACCCGACACCGGGGCACGCGGTGGGCCTTTCGTTCTCCGTCGCGCCCGAGGTGCGTCCGCTGCCCGGCAGCCTCATCAACATCTACCGCGAGATGGGCAGCGACCTGGGACTCCCGCCGCCGTCGAACGGCGACCTCACGCCGTGGACGCGGCAGGGCGTCCTGCTGCTCAACAAGGCGCTCACCACGGCACCCGGACGCCCGGCTGCACACCGGGGCAAGGGCTGGGAGGAGGTCACCGAGCAGGCCATCAAGGCGCTCGCCGCGCGCGGGCGGCCCCTCGTCTCCATCCTGTGGGGACGTGACGCCCGCAATCTGCGGCCGCTGCTCGGCCCGCTGCCCTCCGTGGAGTCCTCGCACCCCTCACCCATGTCGGCGGACCGCGGCTTCTTCGGCTCGCGCCCCTTCAGCAGGGCCAATGACCTGCTGGTCCAGCAGGGCGCACAGCCGGTGGACTGGCGGCTGCCGTGA
- a CDS encoding exo-alpha-sialidase → MADLILTVGTRKGLFIGRKRGSTGTWQFDESPYFNAQAIYSTAIDTRGSTPRILVGGDSSHFGPSVFHSDDLGRTWTEPAKAAVKFPKDTGASLERVWQLHPATAEPDVVYAGTEPAALYKSQDRGVTFELVRPLWEHPTRGEWVPGGGGEGLHTVLTDPRDPNAVTVAVSTAGVFRTLDGGESWAPSNHGVSAVFLPDPDPEFGQCVHKVARDAVDPDRLYLQNHWGVFRSDDAGGNWTDIGEGLPSDFGFAVVAHPHRANTAYVFPINADIDRVPADHRCRVYRTSDAGKSWEPLSAGLPSGDHYGTVLRDAMWSDGQDPAGIYFGNRNGEVYASADDGDSWQELASHLPDVLCVRAAAIG, encoded by the coding sequence ATGGCCGATCTCATCCTGACCGTAGGCACCCGCAAGGGCCTGTTCATCGGCCGCAAACGCGGCTCCACCGGAACCTGGCAGTTCGACGAGAGCCCGTACTTCAACGCCCAGGCCATCTACTCGACGGCCATCGACACCCGCGGCAGCACCCCCCGGATCCTGGTGGGCGGCGACAGCTCCCACTTCGGCCCCTCGGTCTTCCACTCCGACGACCTCGGCAGGACCTGGACGGAACCGGCCAAGGCGGCCGTCAAGTTCCCCAAGGACACCGGCGCCTCCCTGGAGCGCGTCTGGCAACTGCACCCCGCGACCGCCGAACCGGACGTCGTGTACGCGGGCACGGAACCGGCGGCGCTCTACAAGTCGCAGGACAGGGGCGTGACCTTCGAGCTCGTACGCCCGCTCTGGGAGCACCCCACGCGCGGCGAGTGGGTGCCGGGCGGCGGCGGAGAAGGCCTGCACACGGTCCTGACCGATCCCCGTGATCCGAACGCGGTGACGGTCGCCGTCTCCACCGCCGGAGTGTTCCGCACGCTGGACGGCGGCGAGAGCTGGGCCCCGTCGAACCACGGCGTCTCCGCGGTCTTCCTGCCCGACCCCGACCCCGAGTTCGGCCAGTGCGTGCACAAGGTCGCCCGGGACGCGGTCGACCCGGACCGCCTGTATCTGCAGAACCACTGGGGCGTGTTCCGCAGCGACGACGCGGGCGGGAACTGGACGGACATCGGCGAGGGCCTCCCCTCCGACTTCGGCTTCGCCGTCGTCGCCCACCCGCACCGCGCGAACACGGCCTACGTCTTCCCGATCAACGCGGACATCGACCGCGTCCCCGCCGACCACCGATGTCGTGTCTACCGCACGAGCGACGCGGGCAAGAGCTGGGAGCCGCTCAGCGCGGGCCTCCCTTCGGGCGACCACTACGGCACGGTGCTGCGGGACGCGATGTGGAGCGACGGCCAGGATCCGGCGGGCATCTACTTCGGCAATCGCAACGGCGAGGTGTATGCCTCGGCGGACGACGGCGACAGCTGGCAGGAGTTGGCGTCCCATCTGCCCGACGTACTGTGCGTCAGGGCTGCGGCCATCGGTTGA
- the mmuM gene encoding homocysteine S-methyltransferase: MRLAQALTRRPLVLDGGLSNQLEAAGHDLGDALWSARLLADEPEAIAAAHRAYYEAGADIATTASYQATFEGFAEQGVDRADAAELLRLSVELARDAGAGVGREVWVAASAGPYGAMLADGSEYRGRYGLTVAELERFHRPRLEVLADAAPDVLALETVPDTDEARALLRAVRGLGIPAWLSYTVSGGFTRAGQPLTEAFALAAEADEIVAVGVNCCDPRDADAAVRLAARITGKPVVVYPNSGETWDAATKTWQGPQRFSAGRVTGWRDAGARLIGGCCRVGPETIAEVAGELDTPPDLR; encoded by the coding sequence GTGAGACTCGCACAAGCCCTGACCCGCCGCCCGCTCGTGCTTGACGGCGGCCTCTCCAACCAGCTGGAGGCCGCCGGGCACGACCTGGGCGACGCCCTGTGGTCGGCGCGGCTCCTGGCCGACGAGCCGGAGGCGATCGCGGCAGCGCACCGCGCGTACTACGAGGCGGGCGCGGACATCGCCACCACGGCGAGCTATCAGGCGACGTTCGAGGGCTTCGCCGAGCAGGGCGTCGACCGGGCGGACGCGGCCGAACTGCTGCGCCTGAGCGTGGAGTTGGCGCGGGACGCGGGGGCGGGCGTCGGCCGGGAGGTGTGGGTGGCGGCCTCCGCGGGTCCCTACGGGGCGATGCTCGCCGACGGCTCCGAGTACCGCGGCCGCTACGGCCTGACCGTGGCCGAGCTCGAGCGTTTCCACCGCCCTCGCCTGGAGGTTCTCGCGGACGCGGCGCCCGACGTGCTCGCCCTGGAGACGGTGCCGGACACGGACGAGGCGCGGGCGCTGCTGCGCGCGGTCCGCGGCCTCGGCATCCCCGCATGGCTCTCGTACACGGTCTCCGGCGGCTTCACCCGCGCGGGCCAGCCCCTGACCGAGGCCTTCGCGCTCGCGGCCGAAGCCGACGAGATCGTCGCGGTGGGCGTCAACTGCTGCGACCCGCGCGACGCGGACGCGGCGGTGCGCCTTGCCGCGAGGATCACCGGGAAGCCGGTGGTGGTCTACCCCAACAGCGGCGAGACATGGGACGCGGCCACCAAGACGTGGCAGGGGCCCCAGCGCTTCAGCGCGGGCCGGGTCACCGGCTGGCGGGACGCGGGGGCGCGGCTGATCGGCGGGTGCTGCCGGGTCGGCCCTGAGACGATCGCGGAGGTGGCCGGCGAGCTGGACACCCCGCCCGACCTGCGATGA